A portion of the Verrucomicrobiota bacterium genome contains these proteins:
- a CDS encoding DUF4129 domain-containing protein — translation GTHEPATAWPGLDSDFYAAEYALERMGFARLPGETFGAWLARLERASLAHVRALREPLALHYRLRFDPRGLDAEGRAALKATVQQWLARASK, via the coding sequence CGGCACCCACGAGCCGGCGACGGCGTGGCCGGGACTCGACTCCGACTTTTACGCGGCCGAGTACGCGCTCGAACGCATGGGCTTTGCCCGCCTGCCGGGCGAGACGTTCGGCGCGTGGCTGGCGCGGCTCGAACGCGCGTCGCTCGCGCATGTGCGCGCCCTGCGCGAGCCGCTTGCATTGCATTACCGGCTCCGCTTCGACCCGCGCGGGCTCGACGCCGAAGGGCGCGCGGCTTTGAAGGCCACCGTCCAGCAGTGGCTCGCCCGTGCTTCAAAGTGA